One genomic window of uncultured delta proteobacterium includes the following:
- a CDS encoding putative Acetoin:2,6-dichlorophenolindophenol oxidoreductase subunit alpha (Evidence 3 : Function proposed based on presence of conserved amino acid motif, structural feature or limited homology): MTAYAKDELLAMYEHLARGRIFVARMNQAVNEGLIRTSFHSAYGQEAVDVGMLCAMKKTDWYVPNHRSQAGIIMRMDPYGFMAEVFGKRDGLFKGVAYDYHMADVSGDVRIIPNSAVLGGQAPTATGFAFALKHMKRGDEVVVATYGDGAASEGPTSEAYNLASLFKVPIVFVIINNEWAMTVPLERQTTNPNISERAIPYGLSTQIADGNDVLAVRKAMEKALELARKGLPNVIEYKTLRLTDHFIGQGGKFRQDLDKVKEYSETRDCLKRFETYLIENNVTDQTAMDALKAQIAAEYEGMVERTKESPAASFEDIFTMENIYATPETGGPI; the protein is encoded by the coding sequence ATGACTGCATATGCGAAAGACGAGTTGCTGGCGATGTACGAGCATCTGGCGCGCGGGCGCATCTTTGTGGCCCGGATGAACCAGGCCGTGAACGAAGGCCTTATCCGGACTTCGTTCCACAGTGCTTACGGCCAGGAGGCCGTGGATGTGGGCATGCTCTGTGCCATGAAAAAAACGGACTGGTATGTCCCCAACCACCGGTCGCAGGCCGGGATTATCATGCGGATGGACCCTTACGGGTTCATGGCGGAAGTGTTCGGCAAACGGGACGGCCTCTTCAAGGGCGTGGCCTATGATTACCATATGGCGGATGTCAGCGGGGATGTCCGGATCATTCCCAATTCCGCCGTTCTGGGCGGGCAGGCACCCACGGCCACGGGCTTTGCCTTTGCCCTCAAGCATATGAAACGCGGAGACGAGGTTGTTGTCGCCACTTACGGGGACGGCGCCGCCAGCGAAGGCCCCACGAGCGAGGCCTACAACCTGGCCTCCCTCTTCAAGGTTCCCATCGTTTTTGTCATCATCAATAACGAATGGGCCATGACCGTTCCTCTGGAGCGCCAGACGACAAACCCCAACATTTCCGAGCGGGCCATCCCCTATGGCTTGTCCACCCAGATCGCGGACGGCAACGACGTGCTGGCGGTCCGCAAGGCCATGGAAAAAGCCCTGGAGCTCGCCCGGAAGGGCCTGCCCAACGTCATTGAATACAAAACCCTGCGCCTGACGGACCATTTCATAGGCCAGGGAGGCAAGTTCCGCCAGGACCTGGACAAGGTGAAAGAGTATTCGGAAACCAGGGACTGCCTGAAACGTTTTGAAACGTATCTGATCGAAAACAACGTCACGGACCAGACGGCCATGGATGCGCTGAAGGCGCAAATCGCCGCCGAATACGAGGGCATGGTAGAGCGGACCAAGGAATCGCCCGCCGCGAGTTTCGAGGATATTTTCACCATGGAAAATATCTACGCCACGCCTGAAACGGGAGGTCCCATATGA
- a CDS encoding hypothetical protein (Evidence 5 : No homology to any previously reported sequences), with protein MQIVMPQIGMTMTEGTIVEWKKKDGDPVEKGEILYVIQTEKLENEIEAIATGTLKIIVPEGESAECGVVIGEIVE; from the coding sequence ATGCAAATAGTCATGCCCCAGATCGGGATGACCATGACCGAAGGGACCATTGTTGAGTGGAAGAAAAAAGACGGCGACCCGGTGGAAAAGGGCGAGATCCTGTACGTCATCCAGACGGAAAAACTGGAAAACGAGATCGAGGCCATTGCCACGGGAACGCTGAAAATTATTGTTCCCGAAGGAGAAAGCGCCGAATGCGGTGTTGTAATAGGTGAAATCGTTGAATAG
- a CDS encoding C4-dicarboxylate transport system (Permease large protein): MTGLSLIIIFLAFLFFNVPIMIAIGVASVSYCLIFEPVPMAMIMNTYFTSLDSFPLIAIPFFILAGELMMQGGISTRLITFCRALVGTMTGAIGAVTVVSSMIFAAVAGSGTATVACIGSITIPEMLKEKYDKGFACALAATAGALGPIIPPSVAMILYGVCCGVSITKLFIGGVIPGIMITLGLVLLVRYFAKKNGYGISPEEAEKARIPLGKATREAFWSLTIPGIILGGIYGGIFTPTEAAVVACVFAMFVGVVVYKEYTVREIPRIFKKTTLTSGTIMLLVACATALGRLLTVEQIPEQLAEFFVEMASNKYVLLLIINLFLLVVGMFMETYAAIILLAPVLLPSVEAMGIDPLHFGLIMTVNLTIGLCTPPVGVNLFIATRIGNCPIEQMFKWLLPTLAVLIFVLFLITYVPPLTLFLPSLL; this comes from the coding sequence ATGACAGGTCTTTCGCTCATAATCATCTTCCTCGCGTTTCTCTTTTTCAACGTGCCGATCATGATCGCCATCGGTGTGGCGAGCGTTTCCTACTGCCTCATTTTCGAGCCGGTGCCCATGGCCATGATCATGAACACCTATTTCACATCCCTGGACTCCTTCCCGCTGATCGCCATCCCCTTTTTCATCCTGGCCGGTGAGCTGATGATGCAGGGCGGCATTTCCACCCGGCTGATCACCTTCTGCCGCGCCCTTGTCGGCACGATGACGGGCGCCATCGGTGCGGTCACCGTCGTTTCCAGCATGATATTCGCGGCTGTCGCGGGCTCGGGGACGGCGACCGTCGCCTGCATCGGCAGCATAACGATCCCGGAAATGCTCAAGGAAAAGTATGACAAGGGGTTCGCCTGCGCTTTGGCTGCGACCGCCGGGGCGCTGGGGCCGATCATCCCGCCGAGCGTTGCCATGATTCTGTATGGCGTTTGCTGCGGTGTTTCCATCACAAAGCTGTTTATTGGCGGCGTTATCCCGGGGATCATGATCACGCTCGGTCTTGTGCTCCTGGTCCGCTATTTTGCCAAGAAAAACGGGTACGGCATTTCTCCGGAAGAAGCCGAAAAAGCGCGCATACCTCTTGGCAAGGCGACCAGGGAAGCCTTCTGGTCCCTGACGATTCCGGGCATCATCCTGGGCGGCATCTACGGGGGCATATTCACGCCCACGGAAGCCGCTGTGGTTGCCTGCGTGTTCGCCATGTTCGTGGGGGTGGTCGTCTACAAGGAATACACGGTTCGGGAAATTCCCCGGATTTTCAAAAAGACCACCCTGACCAGCGGCACCATCATGTTGCTGGTCGCCTGCGCCACGGCGCTCGGCAGGCTGCTGACAGTGGAGCAGATCCCCGAGCAACTGGCCGAATTTTTTGTGGAAATGGCCAGCAATAAGTATGTCCTGCTGCTAATCATCAATCTGTTCCTGCTGGTGGTCGGCATGTTCATGGAAACGTATGCCGCCATCATCCTGCTCGCGCCGGTTCTTTTGCCCAGCGTCGAGGCCATGGGTATCGACCCCCTGCACTTCGGGTTGATCATGACGGTCAACCTGACCATCGGGCTGTGCACGCCGCCGGTGGGGGTCAACCTCTTCATCGCGACGCGGATCGGCAACTGCCCCATCGAGCAGATGTTCAAATGGCTGCTCCCGACTCTGGCCGTGCTGATTTTCGTGCTGTTTTTGATCACCTACGTCCCGCCGCTGACCCTGTTCCTGCCGAGCCTGTTGTAG
- a CDS encoding membrane hypothetical protein (Evidence 5 : No homology to any previously reported sequences) yields MSMEKKLKWYDEIESTVCVVILMFMLVILFYQVVGRYGFGVTNAWCDEMSRYALVWFGYLSACYAIVHNVHIKIDMFIKVWPKSMHRGVKLFSNVIFFVYAVVVAYYSSVWLWGLMKSGAITLGLKLPMALFCFIVPFSHCIMAIRLIQLEIRLLRNPELLDDPLEAAGAEEASK; encoded by the coding sequence GTGAGCATGGAGAAAAAACTCAAGTGGTATGACGAAATAGAGAGCACGGTCTGCGTCGTTATCCTGATGTTCATGCTTGTCATCCTCTTTTATCAAGTCGTGGGCAGGTACGGGTTCGGCGTCACCAACGCATGGTGCGACGAGATGTCGCGGTATGCGCTGGTCTGGTTCGGCTACCTGTCGGCCTGTTATGCAATTGTCCACAACGTCCACATCAAAATAGACATGTTCATCAAGGTTTGGCCCAAGTCGATGCACAGGGGCGTGAAGCTGTTCAGTAACGTCATTTTTTTCGTCTATGCCGTTGTCGTCGCCTATTACAGCTCCGTCTGGCTCTGGGGCCTGATGAAAAGCGGCGCCATAACCCTGGGGCTGAAACTGCCCATGGCCCTTTTCTGCTTCATCGTGCCTTTCAGCCACTGCATCATGGCCATCCGGCTGATCCAGCTGGAAATACGTCTGCTGCGGAACCCCGAACTGCTGGACGACCCCCTGGAAGCCGCCGGCGCGGAGGAGGCAAGTAAATGA
- a CDS encoding putative TRAP-T type transporter subunit DctP (Evidence 3 : Function proposed based on presence of conserved amino acid motif, structural feature or limited homology), whose product MHCKHFFTLTLSLFIVLALAVPGMTAQTFQFKMAHIGTKGDAGETALQYLKKILEEKSGGRIKAMVYMGKSMAQSDTELGEIVRQGTVQLVPIPTHTLSAMANIPQYSIFEFPYLFTDWEEIYKVLDSDLAKEWSKVLERDAGVVVYDGFVKGWLSIGTKKGPINTPADLKGLKIRTMATDMQMGLVSALGASPTVVAYGELYTAQQQGTVDGMLTATTLYKTDKFCEVIDHLAIIRATAHFHLPTVNKQWVDSLPADLRAIFDECMKDFVRQGREIEKKLNAEVMVSLETKDNVKVRQYTEAELAPFKAAVKSMWEKNYDRPGKGVLDSVIALLGKDYKTLLQ is encoded by the coding sequence ATGCATTGTAAACACTTTTTCACGTTGACGCTTAGTCTGTTTATCGTGTTGGCCCTTGCGGTTCCCGGCATGACCGCGCAAACATTCCAGTTCAAGATGGCCCACATCGGCACCAAAGGTGACGCGGGTGAAACGGCTCTGCAGTATTTGAAAAAAATTCTGGAGGAAAAATCCGGCGGGCGGATCAAAGCCATGGTGTACATGGGCAAATCCATGGCCCAATCCGACACCGAGCTTGGGGAGATCGTGCGTCAGGGCACGGTGCAGTTGGTGCCGATTCCCACGCATACTTTGTCCGCCATGGCGAATATTCCTCAGTACAGCATTTTTGAATTTCCTTACCTGTTCACTGACTGGGAGGAAATATACAAGGTCCTCGACTCCGACCTTGCCAAGGAATGGTCAAAAGTGCTGGAACGTGACGCCGGCGTCGTCGTGTACGACGGTTTCGTGAAGGGCTGGCTCTCCATCGGCACCAAGAAGGGCCCCATCAACACCCCCGCCGACCTCAAAGGGCTCAAGATCCGCACCATGGCCACGGACATGCAGATGGGCCTTGTCAGCGCGCTCGGCGCCAGCCCCACGGTTGTCGCTTACGGTGAACTGTATACCGCCCAGCAGCAGGGCACGGTTGACGGCATGCTGACCGCGACCACCTTGTACAAGACCGACAAGTTCTGCGAAGTCATCGACCACCTGGCCATTATCCGCGCTACGGCGCACTTCCATCTTCCGACGGTGAACAAGCAGTGGGTTGACAGCCTTCCCGCCGACCTTCGCGCGATTTTCGACGAATGCATGAAGGACTTTGTCCGCCAGGGCCGCGAGATTGAGAAGAAACTCAATGCCGAGGTCATGGTCAGCCTGGAGACGAAAGACAACGTGAAGGTGCGCCAGTACACGGAAGCGGAACTGGCTCCCTTCAAGGCCGCTGTGAAGAGCATGTGGGAAAAGAACTATGACAGGCCGGGCAAGGGCGTTCTGGATAGCGTGATCGCGCTCCTGGGCAAGGACTATAAAACTTTGTTGCAGTAG